The following are encoded in a window of Pseudomonas multiresinivorans genomic DNA:
- a CDS encoding GTP 3',8-cyclase MoaA, giving the protein MIVDRQGRRFRNLRVSLTAACNYACTYCVPDGKRLVAAQDELSAESLVRGVAYLIESAGIERLRVTGGEPLVSPKLDTFLHGVSRLGLQDIAITTNGQLLSKKLPLLLDCGIRRLNVSLDTLDADAFRRIARGGDLATVLKGLDEARAAGLKIKLNMVPLRGQNLDQVLPLLDYCLEHGFELRFIELMRMGHLAHDPNGFRQQFVSLQELLELIGERHPYIQADAPVDATAIRYEVPGQGYFGVIANESVPFCRTCSRLRLSSTGWLHGCLSSSNRHYVGDLLDKPRHQALPALQRLLVSALADKQEVAFSGGATIMKIIGG; this is encoded by the coding sequence ATGATCGTCGACCGCCAGGGCAGGCGCTTCCGCAATCTTCGCGTGAGCCTGACCGCCGCCTGCAACTACGCCTGCACTTATTGCGTGCCGGACGGCAAGCGTCTGGTCGCGGCGCAGGACGAGCTGTCGGCGGAATCCCTGGTGCGCGGGGTCGCCTACCTGATCGAGTCCGCTGGCATCGAGCGTCTGCGCGTCACCGGTGGCGAACCGTTGGTCAGCCCGAAGCTTGATACCTTCCTGCATGGCGTCAGCCGTCTCGGGCTGCAGGACATCGCCATCACCACCAACGGCCAACTGCTGTCGAAGAAACTGCCGCTGCTGCTGGATTGCGGCATCCGCCGCCTCAACGTTTCCCTCGATACTCTGGATGCCGATGCCTTCCGGCGCATTGCCCGTGGCGGCGACCTGGCCACGGTGCTCAAGGGGCTCGACGAGGCCCGCGCTGCGGGCCTGAAGATCAAGCTCAACATGGTCCCGCTGCGTGGACAGAACCTCGACCAGGTCCTGCCGCTGCTGGACTACTGCCTGGAGCACGGCTTCGAGCTGCGCTTCATCGAGCTGATGCGTATGGGCCACCTGGCCCACGACCCGAACGGCTTCCGCCAGCAGTTCGTCAGCTTGCAGGAGCTGCTGGAACTGATCGGCGAGCGTCATCCCTATATCCAGGCCGATGCGCCGGTGGATGCCACGGCCATTCGTTATGAAGTGCCGGGGCAGGGCTATTTCGGTGTGATCGCCAATGAAAGCGTGCCGTTCTGTCGGACCTGCTCGCGTCTGCGACTGTCCTCCACCGGCTGGCTGCACGGCTGCCTGTCGTCGAGCAACCGCCATTACGTCGGCGACCTGCTGGACAAACCGCGCCACCAGGCGCTTCCCGCCTTGCAGCGGTTGCTGGTGAGTGCCCTGGCGGACAAGCAGGAAGTCGCCTTCTCCGGCGGCGCCACCATCATGAAGATCATCGGCGGCTGA